The Methanothrix soehngenii GP6 genome has a window encoding:
- a CDS encoding PBSX family phage terminase large subunit, with protein MGELELPVGKQRDFILEEPARINLLYGSVRSTKTWSVNIKILKDILTLPTGNILFVGNTGTSLYRNVLTPIKDLVGEKNFELRAGKKECEIFGRTVWIEGADNTSSYKKIEGESLLRAYVDEGTTIPENFTNMLLSRLSDKGACLYLTCNPETPRNYIYRNWIARQDELNIKVWKFTLDDNPYLPLEYKRDLEKEYPKGTVFYDRFILGNWVAAEGRVFGLFARGMHCEVPPATLRPKELRIGADYGTHNACAFVALEKYLVPGRAKPTWYVAREYYWDSVVEHAQKTDADYSKDMAKFASEQWGYSSGQPGITYGDNTSKMYASTIEVDPSAASFILQLQRDGLHKARAADNDVLGGIRKIASMIGNGDLIINSEKCPVLVSEMETYAWDQSAADRGEDKPQKIDDHVVDALRYAVNSIRV; from the coding sequence ATGGGCGAGCTAGAGCTGCCTGTTGGCAAACAGCGGGACTTCATTTTAGAAGAGCCTGCTAGAATTAATTTGCTGTATGGGTCTGTTAGAAGTACTAAGACTTGGTCGGTTAATATAAAAATCCTTAAGGATATTTTGACATTGCCGACTGGTAATATATTGTTTGTTGGTAATACTGGTACCAGTCTGTACCGCAATGTGCTTACGCCTATTAAGGATTTAGTGGGCGAGAAGAACTTTGAGTTGAGGGCTGGCAAAAAAGAATGCGAAATATTTGGTAGGACGGTCTGGATTGAAGGCGCTGACAATACGAGTTCTTACAAGAAGATTGAGGGCGAGTCATTGTTAAGGGCATATGTCGATGAAGGCACTACTATCCCGGAGAACTTTACTAATATGCTGTTGAGCAGGTTAAGCGATAAAGGCGCTTGCCTGTACCTTACCTGTAATCCTGAGACACCCCGCAATTACATTTATAGGAATTGGATAGCCCGGCAGGATGAACTTAATATTAAGGTCTGGAAGTTCACGCTGGATGATAATCCGTACCTGCCCCTGGAATACAAGAGAGACCTTGAAAAGGAATATCCTAAAGGGACTGTCTTTTATGATAGGTTTATTTTGGGCAATTGGGTAGCGGCAGAGGGCAGGGTTTTCGGACTGTTTGCTAGGGGTATGCATTGTGAGGTGCCACCGGCTACATTGAGGCCCAAGGAATTGCGGATCGGAGCGGATTATGGCACGCATAATGCATGTGCTTTTGTGGCCCTGGAGAAGTATCTGGTGCCTGGTAGGGCAAAACCCACATGGTATGTAGCACGCGAATACTATTGGGATAGCGTGGTGGAGCATGCCCAAAAAACGGATGCTGATTATAGTAAGGACATGGCTAAGTTTGCGTCTGAGCAGTGGGGGTATAGTTCGGGACAGCCCGGTATTACTTATGGGGACAATACCAGCAAGATGTATGCCAGCACGATAGAAGTAGATCCGAGTGCGGCTTCCTTTATTTTGCAATTGCAGCGAGATGGATTGCATAAGGCACGGGCTGCTGATAATGATGTGTTGGGCGGTATCAGGAAAATAGCATCTATGATTGGCAATGGCGATCTTATTATAAATAGTGAGAAATGTCCGGTGCTTGTTAGCGAAATGGAAACTTATGCTTGGGATCAATCTGCTGCTGACAGGGGCGAAGACAAGCCCCAAAAGATCGATGACCATGTTGTGGATGCACTTAGATATGCTGTTAATAGTATACGCGTTTAA
- a CDS encoding phage portal protein: MLIDMNWLMPRSHFPPEDEKGRLLSYDKYNLLYEGRHEAVWGDLWDLADIEDNIDVVSTFFARIYNGKKLPMNWFKVVTSVYSDMVVGEPPRLMNPVGQTELDGIVNRSDLSVVLYNACNNFIQFGNAILKVRFVGTGSEPGSIIENVDPSIWFPVVNPDNVNEYSCHVLAWKFKEMVGSSVASLLRTEVHTAGAIDNHLYWMNGDEIDHEVELNISSKYINVPKHIETGVPYPLVFVVSNIKKRNDVYGISDYDSIENLVKELETRIIKVSSILDIHSRPAMTGPSSMLTTDMETGEETMRINGRFFAVNKDEDKPEYITWDGKLDSSFQEMDRLVSMIYAVTDLNPAAIGDFSGGAVASGSALRRLLLRTISHCNRIRVRFDQVLKRAIKAASILDVNGRIKNATVVELSIISWQDGLPSDDLENSMIEQTRANSGLTSRSSAIMRLDGCTREEADEEMERIKREAPPPQQWAKPVPMNGQEISNASKQGGIEKAPLMPDIVSTLKDIGYFKNNSG; this comes from the coding sequence ATGCTTATTGATATGAATTGGCTGATGCCAAGAAGTCATTTTCCGCCAGAAGATGAAAAAGGCAGATTATTATCTTATGATAAATATAATTTGCTATATGAGGGACGACATGAAGCGGTCTGGGGCGACTTATGGGACCTTGCGGATATCGAGGATAATATTGATGTGGTTAGTACTTTCTTTGCGAGGATATACAATGGCAAGAAGCTACCGATGAACTGGTTTAAGGTGGTTACTAGCGTTTATAGTGATATGGTGGTAGGAGAGCCGCCACGCCTTATGAATCCGGTAGGACAAACTGAATTGGACGGCATTGTTAATAGAAGTGATCTGAGTGTTGTGCTTTATAATGCTTGTAATAATTTTATTCAGTTTGGTAATGCTATTCTGAAGGTCCGGTTTGTTGGGACAGGATCAGAACCCGGCAGTATTATAGAAAATGTGGATCCAAGTATCTGGTTCCCGGTAGTCAATCCTGACAATGTTAATGAATACAGTTGTCATGTATTGGCCTGGAAGTTTAAAGAGATGGTTGGTAGCAGTGTGGCCAGCTTGCTTAGGACTGAAGTACACACTGCTGGCGCTATCGATAATCATCTTTATTGGATGAATGGCGATGAGATAGATCATGAAGTCGAATTAAATATAAGTAGTAAATATATTAATGTGCCTAAGCATATTGAGACGGGAGTGCCTTACCCCCTTGTTTTTGTAGTGTCTAATATCAAGAAGCGCAATGACGTTTATGGCATAAGCGACTATGATAGCATTGAAAACCTTGTTAAGGAACTTGAAACACGTATTATAAAAGTATCTTCTATTCTTGATATTCATTCAAGGCCCGCGATGACAGGGCCTTCATCTATGCTCACTACCGATATGGAAACGGGCGAAGAAACGATGCGCATAAACGGCAGGTTCTTCGCGGTCAATAAGGACGAGGATAAGCCCGAATACATTACTTGGGATGGGAAACTGGATAGTAGCTTCCAAGAAATGGACAGACTTGTTAGTATGATTTATGCTGTGACGGATTTGAATCCGGCAGCGATTGGAGATTTTAGTGGGGGAGCGGTTGCTTCTGGTAGTGCTTTAAGGCGACTGCTTTTGAGGACAATTTCGCATTGTAATAGGATCAGGGTTCGTTTTGATCAAGTTCTTAAACGGGCAATAAAGGCTGCAAGCATTCTGGATGTTAATGGCCGCATAAAGAATGCTACTGTTGTGGAACTTAGCATAATCAGTTGGCAGGATGGACTGCCTAGCGATGACCTTGAAAACAGCATGATCGAGCAGACAAGAGCCAATTCTGGACTAACGTCGAGGTCGTCTGCAATTATGCGCTTGGATGGTTGCACGCGAGAAGAAGCTGATGAAGAGATGGAACGCATCAAGCGAGAAGCACCGCCACCACAACAATGGGCAAAACCCGTTCCTATGAACGGACAGGAAATAAGTAATGCTAGTAAGCAAGGCGGGATTGAAAAGGCCCCATTAATGCCGGATATTGTTAGCACCTTGAAGGATATCGGATATTTTAAAAATAATTCGGGATAG
- a CDS encoding phage head morphogenesis protein, with the protein MSDIPKEIQDLIDSIVLEDDQEEDPDWLVTIWPLVLAKFSKGIKDANWKLWVKAWQDAIQGAFEMGTVGDTVGTVAPALVGSDAAIKYFLEHGMELVKTLSTTDIQILKGQMVENWGKGPDAFRAAFEDQYKGPARLDKIYRTEYVRAQNEGIVVRAKAAGHKYKMWRCPNDERSCPECVAMDYEVVPIDEMFSGGVMCPGLHPNCRCVLISLEDSSSEVFSEDVEPIIA; encoded by the coding sequence ATGTCTGATATCCCTAAAGAAATACAAGACCTGATTGATAGTATTGTATTGGAAGACGATCAGGAAGAAGACCCGGATTGGCTTGTGACTATATGGCCTTTAGTGCTAGCGAAATTTAGCAAAGGCATTAAAGACGCTAATTGGAAGTTGTGGGTAAAGGCGTGGCAAGACGCTATACAAGGGGCTTTTGAGATGGGCACTGTTGGCGATACAGTTGGAACGGTAGCACCGGCTTTAGTAGGGTCTGATGCAGCTATTAAATATTTTTTAGAGCATGGAATGGAATTAGTGAAAACTTTATCAACGACCGACATCCAGATTCTTAAGGGCCAGATGGTTGAGAATTGGGGCAAGGGTCCGGATGCGTTTAGAGCCGCTTTTGAGGATCAATATAAGGGGCCTGCAAGGTTAGACAAGATCTATAGGACGGAGTACGTTCGAGCCCAAAATGAGGGCATAGTGGTACGGGCAAAGGCTGCTGGCCACAAGTACAAGATGTGGCGATGTCCTAACGATGAAAGAAGCTGCCCGGAATGTGTCGCTATGGATTATGAGGTTGTACCTATCGATGAAATGTTTTCTGGTGGCGTAATGTGTCCGGGACTTCACCCGAATTGCAGATGCGTCTTAATTAGCCTGGAAGACAGCAGCAGCGAAGTGTTTTCAGAAGATGTTGAGCCGATTATCGCGTGA
- a CDS encoding DUF2207 domain-containing protein, which translates to MFHKRNATCGMWDTLSGTEIMVLSPSAPDLDDYERRVIEFLQDNSRGGAFSAPGFEAEVKSLAKSNDTVQLARLRSAMDEILHYVDKDVVSRHAVGRGIRALGIGIQTRHLILPLIWGALFIVPFIMGSGVLGDPVAITAMILLLQSSLAVSAPSTLFGRWKEDYYKEKLEWDAFRTFLGDYAMIQRYSPSDLNMWKEWLIYGTALGVGDKVEKALKDFNIPIPEAVAIHTIHTSFGHAYSSSSPKSSSSGGFGGGSGGGFGGGGGGGGGGGGAR; encoded by the coding sequence ATGTTTCATAAAAGAAATGCCACCTGCGGGATGTGGGATACATTATCCGGGACCGAGATAATGGTCCTCTCCCCATCTGCACCGGATCTCGATGACTATGAGAGAAGGGTGATCGAGTTTCTCCAGGATAACTCTCGAGGAGGGGCGTTCTCTGCTCCGGGCTTTGAGGCGGAGGTGAAATCCCTGGCAAAGTCCAACGATACAGTCCAGCTGGCCAGGCTGCGCAGCGCCATGGACGAGATCCTGCATTACGTTGACAAGGATGTGGTTTCCCGTCATGCGGTCGGCAGGGGCATCAGAGCCCTGGGAATCGGGATTCAGACCAGGCATCTAATCCTTCCCCTCATCTGGGGAGCTCTCTTCATCGTCCCCTTTATCATGGGTTCGGGCGTCCTGGGAGATCCGGTGGCAATCACGGCTATGATTCTGCTCTTGCAGTCAAGCCTGGCGGTATCTGCCCCCTCCACCCTCTTTGGTCGCTGGAAGGAGGACTACTATAAAGAGAAGCTGGAGTGGGATGCCTTTCGAACCTTTTTGGGCGACTATGCCATGATCCAGCGGTATTCACCCAGTGACCTGAATATGTGGAAGGAGTGGCTGATCTATGGCACTGCTCTCGGGGTGGGGGACAAGGTGGAGAAAGCATTGAAGGATTTTAACATCCCCATTCCCGAAGCGGTGGCCATCCATACCATCCATACCAGCTTCGGCCATGCCTACTCCTCCAGCTCTCCCAAGTCCAGCAGCTCCGGAGGATTCGGCGGGGGAAGCGGGGGCGGATTTGGCGGTGGCGGCGGTGGGGGAGGAGGCGGTGGAGGGGCGAGGTAG
- a CDS encoding IS1634 family transposase has product MKLSTLSLDHLGLVAAIFDALGISEVIDESIPKTRNCKLSHSAIIKAMVINGLGFAERRLYIFPSYFENLALERLFNPGVVPEDFNEDVVGRTLDRINKFGSTALFNNIAMKCMQQLAFGTNIYHVDTTSFGVHGDYEGLDCNPAMEITLGHPKDGRWDLKQFIVSMVTNQCGIPLFVQAHSGNKSDKKTLIETIQMFKSNLDFSGKNYFAADSALFSSENIRLLGDSTLWITRVPTTVREVKDLQRLDLEMKTCSDDRYSIFETEINYGGIDQKWVVVDSREMHASKAKTFDRRIGKEFTEARKSLKKLGYIVFACEADARKAADRWISENPHFTLTGLSICEISKRIDSKRGRPKKDEQLEKGYLIEGEVQRNEATIANERSRLGRFVLASNDKTLEGELMLQYYKGQNAVEKGFRFLKDKSFRVAEVYLKKEERIEALSMIMVLSLLIYSIAEWMIRKRLKESGETVLNQLGKPTQCPTLKWIFQKFRNINEAIIELKGSVHREVINLNEEQIKIIKLFGLGCEKCYIG; this is encoded by the coding sequence ATGAAATTATCAACGCTATCGCTTGACCACTTAGGTTTAGTTGCCGCGATATTCGATGCTTTGGGAATTTCAGAGGTGATTGATGAATCGATTCCTAAGACTCGTAACTGCAAACTGAGCCATTCTGCGATAATAAAAGCAATGGTGATCAACGGATTGGGTTTCGCGGAACGCAGACTGTATATATTTCCCAGCTACTTTGAAAATTTAGCGCTAGAACGTCTTTTTAATCCTGGTGTTGTCCCAGAAGATTTTAACGAGGATGTTGTCGGCAGAACCCTCGACCGGATCAATAAATTTGGCTCGACGGCTCTTTTCAATAATATAGCCATGAAATGCATGCAACAGCTCGCTTTTGGCACTAATATCTACCATGTTGATACCACGAGTTTTGGTGTTCATGGCGATTACGAAGGACTGGACTGCAATCCTGCTATGGAGATAACTCTTGGTCATCCTAAAGACGGTCGCTGGGATCTAAAACAGTTCATTGTGAGCATGGTGACCAATCAATGCGGTATTCCTCTCTTTGTCCAGGCCCATTCAGGAAATAAATCGGATAAGAAAACTCTTATTGAGACGATTCAGATGTTCAAGTCTAATCTGGACTTCTCCGGAAAGAACTACTTTGCGGCAGATAGCGCCCTCTTCAGTTCCGAGAATATTCGTCTTCTTGGCGATAGCACTCTATGGATAACTCGCGTTCCAACAACCGTTCGTGAGGTTAAAGATCTTCAGAGACTAGATCTAGAGATGAAAACATGCTCTGATGATCGATATAGTATCTTTGAGACGGAAATTAACTATGGAGGAATAGATCAGAAGTGGGTTGTGGTCGATTCCAGAGAAATGCATGCTAGTAAGGCAAAGACTTTCGATAGACGGATCGGCAAAGAGTTCACTGAAGCGCGAAAATCGCTTAAGAAACTGGGATATATAGTTTTTGCGTGTGAAGCTGATGCCAGAAAGGCTGCAGATCGATGGATATCGGAAAATCCTCATTTCACACTAACTGGCTTAAGTATATGTGAAATCTCCAAACGCATCGACTCAAAGAGAGGCCGTCCAAAGAAGGATGAGCAGCTTGAGAAAGGCTATCTCATTGAAGGAGAAGTTCAGCGAAATGAGGCAACGATCGCTAACGAGAGATCTAGACTTGGCAGATTCGTCCTGGCGAGTAACGATAAGACTCTCGAGGGGGAATTGATGCTTCAATATTACAAAGGCCAAAACGCTGTCGAGAAAGGCTTTCGATTCCTAAAAGACAAAAGCTTCCGAGTGGCAGAAGTCTATCTCAAGAAAGAGGAAAGGATCGAAGCTCTATCCATGATAATGGTTCTATCTCTGTTGATCTATTCGATTGCAGAATGGATGATTCGGAAGAGGCTGAAAGAATCAGGAGAAACTGTGTTAAACCAGCTAGGGAAACCCACGCAATGTCCTACGTTGAAATGGATATTCCAAAAGTTCAGGAATATAAATGAGGCAATTATTGAACTGAAGGGATCGGTTCATCGAGAGGTCATTAATCTAAATGAAGAACAAATTAAAATTATCAAGTTGTTCGGCCTAGGATGTGAAAAATGCTATATCGGATGA
- a CDS encoding DUF2207 domain-containing protein: MKEERQAAVLIGIVALIGLGGLYLTGGIPFLEEPFPAGLFLGDVYVDSYRADLYLNGTLAERFDYQVKSSGKYRMLYRNWKMPLSSQSLDIPYIEPLSILPTSGAVPYVRDHNGTVQILSASGNRYNSEIASLALVNEAGGYYPQRFSTGQYQMEYLFRIHPYLECDQELCHWNLMLANEHLPYRQIAIYIHDPDELIVELFTHPQLRTQKEGEIWVITGGSPKDELIEVEMLLLPQTANIIEGITREVSNVYQRTITAQESEGSSLLFVLRFLVAALPMLLILVYLLIGREKRYTVPRALSTPPSRRRPWQVNMLFKGDAFDFDQDGFYATLLDLHKRDIIRIDTSHIPHVSHPI; encoded by the coding sequence ATGAAAGAGGAGAGGCAAGCAGCTGTATTAATTGGCATTGTGGCCCTGATCGGCCTTGGCGGGCTTTATCTAACCGGAGGCATTCCATTCCTGGAGGAGCCCTTCCCGGCAGGCCTCTTTTTGGGGGATGTGTATGTTGACAGCTACCGGGCAGATCTGTACCTCAACGGCACTCTGGCTGAGAGGTTCGACTATCAGGTGAAAAGCTCGGGGAAGTACCGGATGCTCTACCGCAATTGGAAAATGCCCCTCTCCAGCCAGAGCCTGGACATCCCTTATATAGAGCCCCTGAGTATCCTCCCCACCTCGGGGGCTGTGCCCTATGTAAGGGATCATAATGGCACAGTTCAGATATTATCGGCCTCAGGCAATCGCTACAATAGCGAGATCGCCTCCCTGGCCCTGGTGAATGAGGCGGGAGGCTACTATCCCCAGAGGTTCTCTACCGGGCAATATCAGATGGAGTATCTCTTCCGCATTCATCCCTATCTGGAGTGCGACCAGGAGTTATGCCACTGGAACCTCATGCTGGCGAATGAGCATCTGCCCTACCGGCAGATTGCGATATACATTCATGACCCGGACGAATTGATAGTAGAGCTTTTCACTCATCCTCAATTGAGAACTCAAAAGGAGGGAGAGATTTGGGTCATCACTGGTGGCAGCCCCAAAGATGAGCTGATAGAGGTTGAGATGCTTCTCCTGCCCCAGACAGCGAATATCATCGAGGGCATCACCCGAGAGGTCTCGAATGTCTATCAGAGGACCATCACCGCTCAGGAAAGTGAGGGATCAAGCCTATTGTTCGTATTGCGCTTTTTAGTGGCTGCACTGCCAATGCTATTGATTCTCGTCTACCTGCTCATTGGCAGGGAGAAGAGATATACCGTGCCCAGGGCCCTTTCCACCCCACCCAGCAGGAGAAGGCCCTGGCAGGTGAATATGCTCTTCAAGGGGGATGCCTTCGATTTCGATCAGGACGGATTCTATGCCACGTTGCTGGATCTGCATAAGCGGGATATCATCAGGATAGATACATCCCACATCCCGCATGTCTCTCATCCGATATAG
- a CDS encoding LemA family protein, producing the protein MIDSLMLLIILAVLLLVAGYFVMTYNRLQSLRNGADATLSQIKVAMKKRLDTIEQLVDSIESYAHFERQTLEKITGMRSGLQEAGAQELGRVEKESRGVLGNIRLVAESYPDLKTSQATINSMNAIRELEDEIARHRYTYNNIVQEFNTMRDTFPSRWIAASMPRLDYLSFEEDELRRAGYYTGEETEPSRPKVEWK; encoded by the coding sequence ATGATCGACTCCCTCATGCTTCTGATTATCCTGGCAGTTTTACTCCTTGTAGCAGGCTACTTTGTGATGACCTATAACCGCCTGCAGAGCCTGAGAAATGGCGCTGATGCCACCCTCTCCCAGATTAAAGTGGCCATGAAAAAGAGGCTGGACACCATCGAGCAGCTTGTAGACTCCATAGAGAGCTATGCCCATTTCGAGAGACAGACCCTGGAGAAGATCACGGGGATGAGATCGGGGCTACAAGAAGCGGGGGCGCAAGAATTGGGAAGGGTGGAGAAGGAGAGCCGCGGGGTTTTGGGCAACATCCGCCTGGTGGCAGAGAGCTATCCCGATCTGAAGACCTCCCAGGCAACGATAAACTCCATGAATGCCATCCGGGAGCTGGAGGATGAGATAGCCAGACACAGGTACACCTACAACAACATCGTGCAGGAGTTCAATACCATGCGCGATACGTTCCCCTCCCGCTGGATAGCTGCCTCCATGCCCAGGCTCGACTACCTCAGCTTCGAGGAGGATGAGCTGCGCCGGGCGGGATATTATACCGGAGAGGAGACAGAACCATCACGGCCAAAGGTGGAGTGGAAATAA
- a CDS encoding right-handed parallel beta-helix repeat-containing protein, with protein MAEKGSILLAVSLAFILFTGPVNGDITVHSGDRIQKAIDSAAPGEIILVSSGSYNESLVVDKSLVLRGIDTGGGQPQVQSDEGPAIILLAKGVTIEGFAIKSQSSRRESAGILIQSNDNLIIDNLVHGCGNAGVVLSHAINNTILSNLIEGNGNEGMYLKNSSRNRLEGNRIRDNRYGLRLEDSHTNEIVGNLLQNNQFEAMYLQASHSNLIEGNLAEDNEVGLVMEKSRSNVVARNDIQGNEKGISLTSQESSIAVSTKGKGVFISYNATPSGAITPSNNTIYLNNLSNEANAYDDGLNRWDDGLIGNNYSDFNDPEEGCRGRTICATSYSIPGGPSIDEHPQASPIREPGLVSGRGGAFMQLSGTSFLPGGEMRLNYTTPAGIDAWLGLQSIALDEENLAQDLYLGENISGDILLTAPYMEGSFKLVMHDSNATAVISLPFNVSSPQISASPSSVLTCEKITVSFQGARGGEKDWIGMYRSESSNALSSQSLARRESGAVTFTAEEAGSYVFKLFATGESIPLASSNAVEVKADSGHKMVAEPSQVAAGGTVTVTYWGAAPASVIGMYGLTSPDKFDSGKRSTGGKSCGSMVWQLPSKPGQYDFRLFGDDVNRPILAYSNVVTVA; from the coding sequence ATGGCAGAAAAGGGATCCATTCTTTTGGCAGTATCGCTTGCGTTCATCCTGTTCACGGGCCCTGTAAATGGTGATATCACCGTCCATTCAGGCGACCGAATTCAGAAGGCGATAGATTCTGCTGCCCCAGGAGAGATCATACTGGTTTCTAGCGGCAGCTACAATGAGAGCCTGGTGGTGGACAAATCGCTCGTCCTCCGGGGGATAGATACTGGCGGGGGCCAGCCTCAGGTGCAGTCCGACGAGGGGCCGGCCATAATCCTGTTGGCGAAGGGGGTAACCATCGAGGGATTTGCGATAAAGAGCCAGAGCAGCAGGAGGGAAAGCGCTGGTATACTGATCCAATCTAATGATAATCTGATAATCGATAACCTGGTCCATGGCTGTGGGAATGCGGGTGTTGTCCTGAGCCATGCTATAAATAACACCATCCTGAGCAATCTGATAGAAGGAAACGGCAATGAGGGTATGTACCTGAAGAACTCCAGCCGAAACCGCCTGGAAGGGAATCGGATTAGGGATAACAGGTACGGCCTGAGGCTGGAGGACTCCCATACCAATGAGATAGTCGGCAATCTATTGCAGAATAACCAGTTCGAGGCCATGTATCTCCAGGCCAGTCACTCCAATCTGATCGAAGGCAATCTTGCTGAAGATAATGAGGTGGGGCTGGTGATGGAGAAGAGCCGGAGCAACGTGGTGGCTAGGAACGATATCCAGGGAAATGAAAAGGGCATCTCCCTCACAAGTCAAGAGTCTTCTATAGCGGTCTCAACAAAGGGAAAGGGGGTTTTCATATCCTATAATGCCACCCCTTCCGGGGCAATAACCCCCTCCAATAACACCATTTATCTGAATAACCTTTCCAACGAGGCGAATGCATATGACGATGGCCTAAACCGCTGGGATGACGGCCTCATCGGCAACAATTACAGCGATTTCAATGATCCAGAGGAGGGATGCAGAGGAAGGACGATCTGCGCTACCTCCTATTCGATACCTGGCGGCCCCAGCATAGACGAGCACCCCCAGGCTTCTCCAATCCGGGAGCCCGGCCTTGTCAGCGGCAGGGGCGGCGCCTTCATGCAGCTTTCTGGCACGAGCTTCCTTCCCGGGGGCGAGATGAGGCTGAACTATACAACCCCAGCGGGTATCGATGCCTGGCTGGGCCTCCAGTCTATTGCCCTGGATGAAGAAAATCTGGCCCAGGATCTTTATCTGGGAGAGAACATTTCCGGAGACATCCTGCTGACTGCTCCTTATATGGAAGGCTCTTTCAAGCTCGTAATGCACGATTCTAATGCTACTGCCGTCATATCCCTGCCGTTCAATGTCTCCTCCCCCCAGATCAGTGCATCGCCTTCCTCCGTCCTCACCTGCGAGAAGATCACTGTCTCCTTCCAGGGAGCGCGGGGAGGGGAGAAGGACTGGATCGGCATGTACAGGTCTGAATCATCAAATGCCCTTTCCAGCCAGAGCCTGGCGAGAAGGGAAAGTGGTGCCGTCACATTCACCGCTGAGGAGGCTGGAAGCTATGTGTTCAAGCTGTTTGCCACGGGAGAATCAATTCCACTAGCATCAAGCAATGCTGTCGAAGTGAAGGCCGACTCCGGCCATAAGATGGTCGCCGAGCCATCCCAGGTGGCTGCAGGGGGGACGGTCACAGTCACCTACTGGGGCGCCGCACCGGCGAGCGTCATCGGCATGTATGGCCTTACCAGCCCGGACAAGTTCGACTCAGGAAAGCGTTCCACCGGAGGCAAGAGCTGCGGCAGCATGGTCTGGCAGCTTCCGTCCAAGCCCGGGCAGTACGACTTCCGCCTTTTCGGAGATGATGTTAACCGACCGATCCTGGCCTACAGCAATGTGGTGACTGTGGCATAG
- a CDS encoding TIGR00341 family protein: protein MALRSIEITLPEGKKEQIEELLSERKEALDVRMQHIIGVWKHPVKGVMYSRLSEEQILVKILVFAEESESLLKSLQERFSDEDGFRINIIPVEASLPAEEMAVKSTDAADLSGDKENKSFRLSREELYEDISTATKLTRVYVVLVILSAIVAAIGLWNNSVAIIIGAMVIAPLLGPNVALSLAAALGDINLAKNALKTNVVGLAIAAALSIAMGYFLAVDPTIPEIESRTAVGLDEVLLALVSGCAGTLAFTSGAPATLIGVAVAVALLPPLVTSGLLLGAGYTTLAYGAFLLFLVNIASINLAGVGTFLVQGISPRDKPGDRWSKQHLAFTALVIISLLAILSVTILHLWESWIG from the coding sequence ATGGCCCTGCGTTCAATTGAGATAACCCTTCCTGAAGGGAAGAAAGAGCAGATCGAAGAGCTGCTCAGCGAAAGAAAGGAAGCTTTAGATGTTAGAATGCAGCATATCATAGGGGTCTGGAAGCATCCGGTAAAGGGTGTGATGTACAGCCGCCTCTCAGAAGAACAAATCCTGGTGAAGATCCTCGTCTTTGCCGAGGAGAGCGAGAGTCTGCTCAAGTCCCTGCAGGAGAGGTTCTCGGACGAGGATGGTTTCCGAATAAATATAATCCCCGTCGAGGCCTCCCTTCCCGCGGAAGAGATGGCAGTGAAATCCACTGACGCCGCTGACCTCTCCGGGGATAAGGAGAACAAGAGCTTCCGGCTGAGCAGGGAGGAGCTTTACGAGGATATCTCCACTGCCACAAAGCTGACCCGTGTCTATGTGGTTCTGGTGATCCTCTCTGCTATAGTTGCTGCCATTGGTTTATGGAATAACAGCGTAGCAATAATAATCGGTGCCATGGTCATAGCCCCTTTGCTGGGCCCCAATGTCGCCTTATCTTTAGCCGCCGCACTGGGCGATATCAATCTGGCCAAGAATGCATTAAAGACAAATGTGGTTGGTCTGGCCATTGCCGCCGCCCTTTCCATTGCAATGGGCTATTTTTTGGCCGTCGATCCCACCATTCCTGAGATCGAGTCCAGAACGGCCGTGGGCCTGGACGAGGTACTCCTCGCCCTGGTCTCAGGCTGCGCGGGAACGCTGGCCTTCACCTCTGGCGCCCCGGCAACTCTGATCGGAGTAGCAGTGGCAGTTGCCCTCCTCCCCCCGCTGGTGACCTCCGGCCTGCTCTTAGGGGCGGGATACACCACTCTAGCTTATGGAGCGTTCCTCCTCTTCCTGGTGAACATCGCCAGCATCAACCTGGCAGGGGTTGGCACCTTTCTGGTGCAGGGCATATCTCCCCGGGATAAGCCAGGGGACAGATGGTCAAAACAGCATCTGGCCTTCACTGCCCTGGTTATCATCAGCCTTTTGGCCATACTCTCCGTAACCATCCTCCACCTTTGGGAGAGCTGGATTGGATGA